Proteins from a single region of Crassaminicella profunda:
- the cbiE gene encoding precorrin-6y C5,15-methyltransferase (decarboxylating) subunit CbiE, with amino-acid sequence MHKVHVLGMGPGSKEYILPITTKIIKNCDVLIGGKRNLQYFEDLEKEVLYIGSNLNDLIVYTKENRKDKKIAYLLSGDTGFYSMLNFLKKHFESHALEVVPGISSYQYLAAKLKESWHDAYIGSLHGRTFDFIETIKNNKKVIMLTDHKYSPKEIARLMVDQQINGKIMVVGENLSYDHEKITIGSPKEIMDMPDFGMSVVVIKDEMDV; translated from the coding sequence ATGCATAAGGTACATGTCCTTGGGATGGGACCTGGAAGCAAAGAATATATATTGCCTATTACAACAAAAATTATCAAAAATTGTGATGTCTTAATAGGTGGAAAAAGAAATTTGCAATATTTTGAAGATCTTGAAAAGGAAGTTTTATATATTGGATCTAATTTGAATGATTTAATCGTATATACAAAAGAAAATAGGAAAGATAAAAAAATTGCTTATTTACTTTCAGGAGATACAGGCTTTTACAGTATGCTTAATTTCTTAAAAAAACATTTTGAAAGTCATGCATTAGAGGTTGTTCCAGGAATTAGTTCCTATCAGTATTTAGCAGCAAAACTTAAAGAATCCTGGCATGATGCATATATTGGAAGCTTGCATGGAAGAACATTTGATTTTATAGAGACCATAAAAAACAATAAAAAAGTAATCATGCTTACGGACCATAAATATTCTCCTAAAGAGATTGCAAGATTGATGGTGGATCAGCAAATAAATGGAAAAATTATGGTTGTTGGAGAAAATCTTTCCTATGATCATGAAAAGATTACTATAGGAAGTCCTAAAGAAATTATGGACATGCCAGACTTTGGTATGTCAGTGGTGGTGATAAAAGATGAAATGGATGTATAA
- the cobD gene encoding threonine-phosphate decarboxylase CobD gives MKKVKHGGNIYEIAEKLGIQKEEIIDFSANINPLGVPINFKKALIENIDRIENYPDPEYNGLIQAIAKEHHINREYITVGNGATEVIFSMIASLKPKKSMILAPTFGEYERALMRAGSQVEYFHLKEENDFQVDDDILKTIDESFDLVILCNPNNPTSQMVENKRLIKILKHCEKNHVHLMMDEAFIDFVDEPTKETMLPYIMNYHNLIIVKALTKFYALPGLRIGYGITSNVRLLERVNDHKEPWTINSYAAMAGMVFKDKIYREKSREWITSERKDFFDELKKINKIKVYKPNGNYILFKLLEERKDLREVLLKKKILIRSCSNYKNLDESFYRIAIKDKGLNKLFAKALKEVLYES, from the coding sequence ATGAAAAAAGTAAAACATGGTGGAAATATATATGAAATTGCAGAAAAACTAGGAATACAAAAGGAAGAAATCATTGATTTTAGTGCAAATATAAACCCCCTTGGTGTACCGATTAATTTTAAAAAAGCTTTAATTGAAAATATTGATAGAATTGAAAATTATCCTGATCCTGAATACAATGGGTTAATCCAAGCAATAGCTAAGGAACATCATATCAATAGAGAATATATAACTGTTGGAAATGGTGCAACAGAAGTAATATTTTCAATGATTGCTAGCTTAAAACCAAAGAAAAGCATGATCCTTGCGCCTACCTTTGGAGAGTATGAACGGGCATTAATGAGGGCAGGAAGTCAAGTTGAATATTTCCATTTGAAGGAAGAAAATGATTTTCAGGTAGATGATGACATTTTAAAAACCATTGATGAGAGTTTTGATTTAGTCATTCTTTGTAATCCAAATAATCCAACAAGCCAAATGGTTGAAAATAAAAGACTTATAAAAATCTTAAAGCATTGTGAAAAAAATCATGTACATCTTATGATGGACGAAGCGTTTATAGATTTTGTAGATGAACCTACAAAAGAAACCATGCTTCCCTATATAATGAATTATCACAACCTTATCATTGTTAAAGCATTAACAAAATTTTATGCTCTTCCAGGACTAAGGATTGGCTATGGAATTACCTCAAACGTTAGATTGCTAGAAAGGGTTAATGATCATAAAGAACCTTGGACCATTAATAGTTATGCAGCTATGGCTGGAATGGTTTTTAAGGATAAAATATATAGAGAGAAAAGTAGAGAATGGATTACATCTGAAAGAAAAGATTTTTTTGATGAACTAAAGAAAATAAATAAAATAAAAGTTTACAAGCCGAATGGGAATTATATATTATTTAAACTTTTAGAGGAGAGGAAAGACCTCAGGGAAGTTCTTTTAAAAAAGAAAATTTTAATAAGAAGTTGTAGCAATTATAAAAATTTAGATGAAAGCTTTTATAGAATTGCTATTAAAGATAAAGGGCTAAATAAATTATTTGCAAAAGCATTAAAAGAGGTACTATATGAAAGTTAA
- a CDS encoding cobyric acid synthase codes for MKNKSLMFQGTASSVGKSLLTAAFCRIFYQDGYKVAPFKSQNMALNSYITKKGMEMGRAQVVQAEAAKIEPSVLMNPVLLKPTTDKKCQVILNGKVHSNMSAVEYHEFKPTLGKMVKASFDELEKKHDIVVLEGAGSPAEINLRDKDIVNMGMAEMADSEVILIGDIDRGGVFASIYGTIMLLTEEERKRVKGVIINKFRGDVEILKPGIKMLEELIKIPVLGVVPYYNVQIEDEDSLAERFRNQRNDTGQIEVAVLYLPHVSNFTDFNVFETQEDVNLRYVMRGESIGNPDLLIIPGSKNTIEDLIYLKETGVAEEIFRLNRDGKLIIGICGGYQMLGKKLCDPYGTESEIKEINGLGLLDTETVFELEKTTTQVEAEIVADPQNSFEGIKGMMIKGYEIHMGQTQLGKESFVLNHIKNSLNKEVCIEDGAVSSSGNIMGTYIHGIFDNIEFTRKILNNIRKAKGLDEKESNVESFEAFKEKEYNKLAKIVRENVNLDKIYKIVQGE; via the coding sequence ATGAAAAATAAAAGTTTAATGTTTCAAGGAACAGCTTCTTCAGTAGGAAAGAGTTTACTCACAGCAGCATTTTGTAGAATTTTTTATCAAGATGGTTATAAGGTAGCGCCATTTAAATCGCAAAATATGGCATTGAATTCATATATCACAAAAAAAGGGATGGAGATGGGTAGAGCTCAAGTTGTACAAGCGGAAGCTGCTAAAATAGAACCGAGTGTACTTATGAATCCTGTTCTTTTAAAACCAACAACGGATAAAAAATGTCAGGTTATTTTAAATGGTAAAGTACATAGTAATATGTCTGCAGTAGAGTATCATGAATTTAAACCAACTTTAGGAAAAATGGTAAAAGCTTCTTTTGATGAATTAGAAAAAAAGCATGACATTGTAGTACTAGAAGGAGCAGGAAGTCCTGCAGAGATTAATTTAAGAGATAAGGATATTGTAAACATGGGAATGGCAGAAATGGCAGATTCTGAAGTGATCCTTATTGGGGATATAGATCGTGGAGGGGTTTTTGCATCTATCTATGGAACGATTATGCTTCTTACAGAAGAAGAAAGAAAAAGAGTAAAGGGAGTAATTATCAACAAATTTAGAGGAGATGTAGAAATCTTAAAGCCTGGCATTAAAATGTTAGAAGAATTAATAAAGATTCCTGTTCTAGGGGTGGTGCCATACTATAATGTACAAATAGAAGATGAAGATAGTTTAGCTGAAAGATTTAGAAATCAAAGAAACGATACAGGACAAATAGAGGTTGCTGTTTTATATCTTCCCCATGTATCTAATTTTACAGACTTTAATGTATTTGAAACACAAGAAGATGTAAATTTAAGATATGTTATGAGAGGAGAGTCTATTGGAAATCCAGATTTATTGATTATACCTGGTTCTAAGAATACTATTGAAGATTTAATCTATTTAAAAGAAACGGGTGTAGCAGAAGAAATTTTTAGGCTTAATAGAGATGGCAAATTAATTATAGGGATTTGTGGTGGATACCAGATGCTTGGTAAAAAGCTTTGTGACCCTTACGGAACAGAAAGTGAGATTAAAGAGATTAATGGATTAGGATTATTAGATACAGAAACTGTTTTTGAATTAGAAAAGACAACGACACAAGTTGAGGCAGAAATTGTAGCAGATCCTCAAAATAGTTTTGAAGGAATAAAAGGTATGATGATTAAGGGCTATGAAATTCATATGGGACAAACTCAACTAGGAAAAGAAAGCTTTGTTTTAAATCATATAAAGAATAGCCTAAATAAGGAAGTTTGTATTGAGGATGGAGCTGTGAGTAGTTCAGGAAATATAATGGGAACATATATTCATGGGATATTTGATAATATTGAGTTTACAAGAAAAATTCTTAATAATATAAGAAAAGCTAAAGGGTTAGATGAAAAAGAAAGTAATGTAGAAAGTTTTGAAGCATTCAAAGAAAAAGAATACAATAAGCTTGCAAAAATTGTTCGTGAAAATGTAAATTTAGATAAAATTTATAAAATTGTTCAGGGTGAATAA
- a CDS encoding precorrin-8X methylmutase yields the protein MSNYIKVPHLIEKRSFEIITEELGDKTFPEDIGKIVKRVIHTTADFQYADITIISEDAIDSAKKAIKSGAHIVTDTKMAMSGINKKRLSQHGGEVHCFISDEDVAKTAKEKGTTRAMAAMDKAIKDEKNKVFVIGNAPTALFKLKQFIEEGKIKPDLVIGVPVGFVGAAESKEEFEKLNVPYIVTRGRKGGSTVAAAIVNAILYMIED from the coding sequence ATGAGCAATTATATAAAGGTGCCACATTTAATTGAAAAGAGAAGTTTTGAAATCATTACAGAGGAATTAGGAGATAAAACTTTTCCAGAAGATATAGGAAAAATAGTAAAACGTGTGATTCATACTACGGCAGATTTCCAATATGCAGATATTACGATTATTTCAGAAGATGCTATTGACTCTGCAAAAAAAGCTATTAAATCAGGAGCACATATTGTTACAGATACAAAAATGGCTATGTCAGGAATTAATAAAAAAAGACTTTCACAACATGGTGGAGAAGTACATTGCTTTATATCAGATGAGGATGTAGCAAAAACAGCAAAAGAAAAGGGAACAACAAGAGCAATGGCAGCAATGGACAAAGCTATAAAAGATGAAAAAAATAAAGTGTTTGTTATCGGGAATGCTCCTACTGCTCTATTTAAATTAAAACAGTTTATAGAAGAAGGGAAAATAAAACCAGATTTAGTAATAGGAGTACCTGTAGGATTTGTTGGAGCTGCTGAGTCTAAGGAAGAATTTGAAAAGTTAAATGTTCCATATATTGTTACAAGAGGACGTAAAGGAGGAAGTACTGTAGCTGCGGCTATTGTTAATGCAATTTTATATATGATAGAGGACTAA
- the cobM gene encoding precorrin-4 C(11)-methyltransferase → MVYFIGAGPGDPDLITVKGKRIVEEADVIIYAGSLVNKEIIGCRKEAAVVYNSASMTLEEVIEVMEAAVKENQLVARVHTGDPSIYGAIREQIDILEERQIDYKVIPGVSSFVGAAAAINKEFTLPGVTQTVILTRMEGRTPVPEKESLEKLAEHQASMCIFLSVHMIEDVAKRLATHYPLKTPIAVIQKATWEDQKVVIGTLENIAEKVKTSGINKTAQILVGDFLGNDYEYSKLYDKTFSHEFRTAK, encoded by the coding sequence ATGGTATATTTTATTGGAGCAGGTCCAGGAGATCCTGATTTGATTACGGTAAAAGGAAAAAGAATCGTTGAAGAGGCTGATGTGATCATTTATGCAGGTTCTCTTGTAAATAAGGAAATCATTGGTTGTAGAAAAGAAGCAGCAGTTGTTTATAATAGTGCTTCAATGACATTAGAAGAAGTGATTGAAGTAATGGAGGCAGCAGTAAAAGAAAATCAACTTGTAGCTAGGGTGCACACAGGAGATCCAAGTATTTATGGAGCTATAAGAGAACAAATTGATATATTAGAAGAAAGACAGATTGACTACAAGGTTATTCCTGGAGTAAGTTCTTTTGTTGGAGCCGCAGCGGCTATCAATAAGGAATTCACACTACCTGGAGTTACACAGACAGTTATTCTAACAAGGATGGAAGGAAGAACTCCTGTTCCTGAAAAGGAGAGTCTTGAAAAATTAGCTGAGCATCAAGCGTCTATGTGCATATTCCTATCTGTACACATGATAGAAGATGTAGCTAAAAGACTTGCAACTCATTATCCTTTAAAAACACCTATTGCAGTGATCCAAAAGGCTACTTGGGAGGATCAAAAAGTTGTAATAGGGACATTAGAAAATATTGCAGAAAAAGTAAAAACATCTGGGATTAATAAAACAGCTCAGATTTTGGTGGGAGATTTCCTGGGAAATGACTATGAGTACT
- the cbiT gene encoding precorrin-6Y C5,15-methyltransferase (decarboxylating) subunit CbiT, with amino-acid sequence MKWMYKTPGIPDELFIRGKVPMTKEEVRAVTLSKLRLEENSTMVDVGAGTGSIAIEAAHICTKGKVIAIERNVEGVELIKRNSEKFQVDLEIIHGKAVEKLKDMDAFDRVMIGGSGGELEDIIKLCYEKLSEDGRCVVNCITIETLYESIENLKKSGFKDLDVVSVNVSRGKALGRYTLMEALNPIYIIAGIKK; translated from the coding sequence ATGAAATGGATGTATAAAACACCTGGAATACCCGATGAATTATTTATTCGTGGAAAAGTTCCTATGACAAAGGAAGAAGTAAGAGCAGTTACTTTATCAAAGCTTAGATTAGAAGAAAATTCTACTATGGTAGATGTGGGAGCAGGGACTGGGTCTATTGCCATAGAAGCTGCACATATTTGCACAAAGGGTAAAGTTATTGCTATTGAAAGAAATGTAGAAGGTGTAGAATTAATTAAAAGAAATAGTGAGAAATTTCAAGTTGATTTAGAAATTATTCATGGGAAAGCAGTAGAAAAATTAAAGGATATGGATGCTTTTGATAGAGTTATGATCGGTGGTAGTGGTGGCGAATTAGAAGACATTATAAAGTTGTGTTATGAGAAACTATCCGAAGATGGAAGATGTGTTGTTAATTGCATAACCATAGAAACCTTATATGAATCTATTGAGAATCTAAAGAAAAGTGGATTTAAAGATTTAGATGTTGTATCTGTAAATGTTTCTAGAGGAAAAGCTTTGGGAAGATATACATTAATGGAAGCGTTAAATCCAATATATATTATTGCAGGGATAAAAAAATAA
- the cbiD gene encoding cobalt-precorrin-5B (C(1))-methyltransferase CbiD, whose protein sequence is MIDRYIVKDGKKMRYGYTTGSCAAAASKAAAMMALTKEKMDFIRIDTPKGWKLDIEVKDYYIGDHCASCSVEKDGGDDPDNTHGILVTSTVEIIDEPKIEIKGGRGVGVVTKPGLSITPGSPAINPVPQSMIKKEVSEVLPKNKGAVITISVPKGEEVAKRTFNPKLGIMGGISILGTSGIVVPMSEEAFKESLALEVKMAVQEGIEKLILVPGNYGRDLAVSHYGFDKEHIMKTSNFVGFMLEQCVANGIKEVLMIGHIGKFVKLSGGIFHTHSKVADGRIEIIASNMALLGAPTKIIEELFKCVTTEAAIEVIEKNGYEKVFEVLCQKAEKRCKSRVYDELEVGIVMFSMDQKILGVGEIAKKLLEEFKNA, encoded by the coding sequence ATGATTGATCGATACATTGTAAAAGATGGAAAGAAAATGAGATATGGATATACAACAGGGTCATGTGCTGCAGCTGCCTCTAAGGCGGCTGCTATGATGGCATTGACAAAAGAGAAGATGGATTTTATAAGGATTGATACACCAAAAGGATGGAAGCTTGATATTGAAGTAAAAGATTATTATATTGGGGACCATTGTGCTAGCTGTTCTGTAGAAAAAGATGGTGGAGATGATCCAGATAATACCCATGGCATTTTAGTAACTTCTACTGTTGAAATTATTGATGAGCCAAAGATTGAGATTAAAGGTGGAAGGGGGGTCGGGGTTGTTACAAAACCAGGACTTTCAATAACTCCTGGAAGTCCTGCTATTAACCCTGTCCCACAAAGTATGATCAAAAAAGAAGTTTCAGAAGTTTTACCAAAAAATAAGGGAGCGGTCATTACAATATCTGTTCCTAAGGGGGAAGAAGTTGCAAAAAGAACATTTAACCCTAAACTAGGGATTATGGGTGGAATTTCTATTCTTGGAACATCAGGGATTGTTGTACCTATGTCAGAAGAAGCTTTTAAGGAGTCATTAGCCCTTGAAGTGAAGATGGCTGTACAAGAAGGAATAGAGAAACTAATTTTAGTTCCGGGGAATTATGGAAGAGATTTGGCAGTATCTCATTATGGATTTGATAAAGAGCATATAATGAAAACCAGTAATTTTGTAGGTTTTATGCTCGAACAATGTGTAGCGAATGGCATAAAAGAAGTCCTGATGATTGGGCATATTGGGAAATTCGTTAAACTTTCTGGAGGGATTTTTCATACCCATAGTAAGGTAGCAGATGGGAGAATAGAGATTATTGCATCAAATATGGCCCTTTTAGGTGCTCCTACAAAAATCATTGAAGAATTATTTAAGTGTGTTACAACAGAAGCTGCTATTGAGGTCATAGAAAAAAATGGATATGAAAAGGTATTTGAAGTTTTATGTCAAAAGGCGGAAAAAAGGTGTAAAAGTAGAGTTTATGATGAATTAGAAGTTGGGATTGTTATGTTTTCTATGGATCAGAAGATTTTAGGGGTAGGAGAGATAGCAAAAAAATTGTTGGAGGAATTTAAAAATGCATAA
- a CDS encoding cobalamin biosynthesis protein, producing MKVKAICPASCGELLQGVIGEGEKLISYPINIYSTVTIEERKDPMRDQRTKKAIEAMYKTIDYFGLDKSVGDTLSLQVESDIPIEKGMASSTADIAATVRATAKLIGKTLRVDEMAKICTQIEPTDSTIFDILTLFDHLKGIRIKSFDWSPNLDVLVLESPKSLNTQLFRKKDHKFLRNMNQSKVEKAYEIFELAYEKKDFSLLGKAATISALANQNILYKEKLEELIDLSLKLGCFGVNVAHSGTVFGIIFEKSKVDGKELVNQLKESEIYLHDYKHYFTKMVQGGVRIITKD from the coding sequence ATGAAAGTTAAAGCTATTTGCCCAGCTTCTTGTGGAGAACTTTTGCAAGGTGTGATTGGAGAGGGAGAAAAATTAATATCTTATCCAATCAATATTTATTCAACTGTGACTATAGAGGAAAGAAAAGATCCAATGAGAGATCAAAGAACTAAAAAAGCCATAGAGGCTATGTATAAAACCATTGATTATTTTGGATTAGATAAAAGTGTTGGAGATACCTTATCCCTTCAAGTAGAATCTGATATACCTATTGAGAAGGGCATGGCAAGTAGTACGGCAGATATAGCAGCAACAGTAAGGGCAACAGCAAAATTAATAGGAAAAACCTTACGGGTAGATGAAATGGCTAAGATTTGTACGCAAATTGAGCCAACAGATAGTACAATATTTGATATATTAACACTCTTTGATCATTTAAAGGGAATAAGGATTAAAAGCTTTGATTGGTCTCCAAATTTAGATGTATTGGTTTTAGAATCCCCTAAAAGCTTAAATACACAGCTGTTTAGAAAAAAAGATCATAAGTTTTTAAGAAACATGAATCAATCTAAAGTAGAAAAGGCTTATGAAATATTTGAGTTAGCTTATGAAAAAAAAGATTTTTCACTTTTAGGTAAAGCAGCAACCATTAGTGCATTAGCAAACCAAAATATTTTATATAAAGAAAAGCTTGAAGAACTGATTGATCTTTCTTTAAAGCTTGGTTGTTTTGGGGTGAATGTCGCCCATAGCGGTACAGTATTTGGCATTATTTTTGAAAAAAGCAAAGTAGATGGAAAAGAACTAGTAAATCAATTAAAGGAAAGTGAAATTTACCTACATGATTATAAGCATTATTTTACTAAGATGGTGCAGGGTGGGGTTCGCATTATAACAAAAGACTAG
- the cbiB gene encoding adenosylcobinamide-phosphate synthase CbiB yields MITIGIGYIADLIWGDPYWIPHPIRFIGSGIKNTEKALRRQDDNPERQKALGVLLTFIIVGSAYLITFLIIKAFSYIHPFLGYFVEAFLIFQILASKSLDVESRKVLNQLNKNHIGEARRFLSYIVGRETSELNEGEIVRATVETVAENTTDGIIAPLFYIFMGGAPLGMAYKAANTLDSMVGYKNEKYLYFGWASAKFDDLLNYIPARLTALFMIIASFLLKYDWKNCIGMIKRDRKNHKSPNCAYPEAAVAGALRIQLGGTNIYFGKNVYKPTIGDSLRPLEKEDIARSIKMMYATSAVSFIILMLVKMGV; encoded by the coding sequence ATGATAACAATAGGAATTGGTTATATAGCAGATTTAATATGGGGAGACCCTTACTGGATTCCACATCCTATAAGATTTATAGGATCTGGTATAAAAAATACAGAAAAAGCTTTAAGAAGACAGGACGACAATCCTGAGAGGCAAAAAGCATTAGGAGTTCTTTTAACATTTATTATCGTAGGTAGCGCATACTTAATAACCTTTTTAATCATAAAGGCTTTTTCGTATATACATCCATTTTTAGGATATTTCGTTGAAGCTTTCCTAATCTTTCAGATACTTGCTTCAAAGAGCTTAGATGTAGAAAGTAGAAAGGTTCTTAATCAGTTAAATAAAAATCATATAGGAGAGGCTAGACGGTTTTTATCTTATATTGTAGGAAGGGAAACAAGCGAATTAAATGAGGGTGAAATCGTAAGAGCTACTGTGGAGACGGTTGCAGAAAATACTACAGATGGCATTATAGCACCCCTGTTTTATATTTTTATGGGGGGTGCACCTTTGGGAATGGCTTATAAGGCAGCTAATACATTAGACTCTATGGTTGGATATAAAAATGAAAAGTATTTATATTTTGGTTGGGCTTCTGCAAAATTTGATGATTTGCTAAATTATATTCCTGCAAGATTGACAGCACTTTTTATGATCATAGCATCATTTTTACTAAAATATGATTGGAAAAATTGTATAGGAATGATTAAAAGGGATAGAAAAAATCATAAAAGTCCGAATTGTGCTTATCCAGAAGCCGCTGTAGCAGGAGCGTTAAGAATACAATTAGGGGGAACGAATATTTATTTTGGGAAGAATGTTTATAAACCTACTATAGGAGATTCATTAAGACCATTAGAAAAAGAAGATATAGCTAGAAGTATAAAAATGATGTATGCTACATCAGCTGTAAGTTTTATTATTTTAATGCTCGTAAAAATGGGTGTATAA
- a CDS encoding cobyrinate a,c-diamide synthase: MKLPRFVLAGTQSGVGKTTISIGIMAALKKRGMNVQPFKVGPDYIDPAFHTFVTENKSRNLDSWMLDEACVKKLFVKNAMNKQISVIEGVMGLYDGYGVKKDEGSTAHVSKIMKAPVILIINGKGMSSSAAAQVLGYKLYDEGVDIKGVIINNISGDAHYDLLKESIERDTKIKCVGYLKPNENIELKSRHLGLIPSVEVKNLERKIDEIAQMVEETMDLDELLTIANHAEKMDDQPEKIKRVVDHVNIGVPLDNAFNFYYEDNLDLLKELGANLVYFSPLKDRELPKNLQGLYIGGGFPEIFAKELEENTSMRNSIKEAIEKGLPTYAECGGLMYLSKAITTLEGKKYSMVNIFHTEARMTKRLQRFGYVHVNIEKPCAIAKEKKSTKGHEFHRSMVENHEESEYVYGVDKIRNGKVIKTWQCGLKKYNALGAYAHIHFYSNISIANDFVKNCLYFKDRSGEEYEK; this comes from the coding sequence ATGAAATTACCTAGATTTGTATTAGCAGGAACTCAAAGTGGTGTAGGAAAAACTACTATTTCTATTGGAATTATGGCGGCACTTAAAAAGAGAGGAATGAATGTGCAACCCTTTAAGGTTGGACCTGATTATATTGATCCTGCTTTTCATACCTTTGTAACAGAAAATAAATCTAGAAATTTAGATAGTTGGATGTTAGATGAAGCATGTGTTAAAAAATTATTTGTTAAGAATGCAATGAATAAGCAAATATCCGTTATTGAAGGGGTTATGGGTTTATACGATGGATATGGTGTTAAAAAAGATGAGGGCAGTACTGCTCATGTTTCAAAAATTATGAAAGCACCTGTTATTTTAATCATCAATGGGAAGGGGATGTCATCAAGTGCAGCTGCTCAAGTATTAGGATATAAACTATATGATGAAGGTGTAGATATAAAGGGTGTTATCATAAATAATATTTCAGGAGACGCCCATTATGATTTATTAAAAGAAAGCATTGAAAGAGATACAAAGATAAAATGTGTTGGGTATTTAAAGCCTAATGAAAATATTGAATTGAAAAGTAGGCATTTAGGATTGATTCCTAGTGTAGAGGTAAAAAACTTAGAAAGAAAAATAGATGAAATTGCGCAGATGGTAGAAGAAACCATGGATTTAGATGAATTATTAACTATTGCGAATCATGCTGAAAAGATGGATGATCAACCAGAAAAAATTAAAAGAGTTGTGGATCATGTAAATATTGGAGTTCCCTTAGATAATGCGTTTAATTTCTATTATGAAGATAATTTAGATTTATTAAAGGAGCTAGGAGCAAATCTAGTATACTTTAGCCCTCTAAAGGATAGAGAATTACCTAAAAATCTACAGGGATTATATATAGGGGGAGGATTTCCAGAAATATTTGCAAAGGAATTAGAAGAAAATACTTCCATGAGAAATAGTATTAAAGAAGCTATTGAAAAAGGTTTACCCACTTATGCAGAATGTGGAGGGCTTATGTATTTATCAAAAGCTATTACCACACTCGAGGGGAAAAAATATAGTATGGTAAATATATTCCATACAGAAGCAAGAATGACGAAAAGACTTCAAAGATTTGGTTATGTCCATGTGAACATTGAAAAGCCTTGTGCTATTGCTAAGGAAAAAAAATCTACAAAGGGACATGAATTTCATCGATCTATGGTAGAGAATCATGAAGAAAGTGAGTATGTATATGGGGTAGATAAAATAAGAAATGGAAAGGTCATTAAGACTTGGCAATGTGGACTGAAAAAATACAATGCTTTAGGAGCTTATGCACATATTCATTTTTATAGTAATATAAGCATTGCAAATGATTTTGTCAAAAATTGTTTGTACTTTAAGGATAGGAGTGGTGAAGAATATGAAAAATAA
- the cobC gene encoding alpha-ribazole phosphatase → MKLIFVRHGETIHNHKGLYCGWNDLDLTEKGMMQAKKVCEKLKEENLNLIITSDLNRTIKTAEIINVDHHINIILEKNLREMNFGLWEGLSYKEIKEKYVKELNGWESDWIDYILPSGESVRQMYERVTAVMDKIIHQYKNENILIVSHAGCIRAILAYLIGNGIDDYWKYKVENCGITTIEMVDDFPVLNGLNQ, encoded by the coding sequence TTGAAACTAATATTTGTAAGACATGGAGAAACGATACATAATCATAAAGGATTATATTGTGGATGGAATGATTTAGATCTTACAGAAAAAGGAATGATGCAGGCAAAAAAAGTGTGCGAAAAGTTAAAAGAAGAAAATTTAAACTTGATCATTACAAGTGATTTAAATAGAACCATTAAAACAGCAGAGATCATTAATGTAGATCATCATATAAATATTATTTTAGAGAAAAATCTAAGAGAAATGAATTTTGGTTTATGGGAAGGTTTAAGTTACAAAGAAATAAAAGAAAAGTATGTAAAAGAGTTGAATGGATGGGAGTCTGATTGGATCGATTATATTCTTCCTTCTGGAGAAAGTGTAAGACAGATGTATGAAAGAGTTACAGCTGTAATGGACAAAATAATCCATCAATATAAGAATGAAAATATACTGATTGTATCTCATGCTGGATGTATTCGAGCCATTTTAGCTTATTTGATTGGGAATGGGATAGATGATTATTGGAAATATAAAGTAGAAAATTGTGGGATTACGACAATTGAAATGGTAGACGATTTCCCAGTTTTGAATGGGTTAAACCAATAG